The proteins below are encoded in one region of Streptomyces sp. NBC_00490:
- a CDS encoding DUF4260 family protein, with the protein MSTVTSTTTHRSVRSLARRTAWLANALFWSAFAVLEAVNHGWLAGTLALAFFVLPDLTFLVALDDAPRMAKGQLPPRAVPYYNAMHRALVPLALLLAYAFQPFFAWAPAFAALCGWLAHISYDRAFGYGLRTKEGFQRD; encoded by the coding sequence ATGAGCACCGTCACGAGCACCACCACGCACCGCTCGGTCCGCTCCCTCGCCCGCCGCACCGCATGGCTCGCCAACGCCCTGTTCTGGTCCGCCTTCGCGGTCCTGGAGGCCGTCAACCACGGCTGGCTCGCCGGCACCCTCGCGCTCGCCTTCTTCGTCCTGCCGGACCTGACCTTCCTCGTGGCCCTCGACGACGCGCCCCGGATGGCGAAGGGACAGCTGCCGCCGCGCGCGGTGCCGTACTACAACGCCATGCACCGGGCGCTGGTCCCGCTGGCCCTGCTGCTGGCCTACGCCTTCCAGCCCTTCTTCGCCTGGGCCCCCGCCTTCGCGGCCCTGTGCGGCTGGCTCGCGCACATCTCGTACGATCGCGCCTTCGGCTACGGACTGCGTACGAAGGAGGGCTTCCAGCGTGACTGA
- a CDS encoding helix-turn-helix domain-containing protein, translating into MGEQALWTRARLGRCGPSLDLLTARFDKHVYAPHAHDEFTVGVCVDGTEVIDYRGGHIRTGPGSIVVLAPGEVHTGGPGNATDGYAYRALYAETSLLTEGTLGGVPHFREPLIDDPELAAAILLTHTELGARPDPLETESRLPWLLTALARRHSTARATTDTIPGADRIAVAVRDRLADELLEPPSLAALAEELGLSRYQLLRAFRTTMGLPPYAWLAQYRVTRARRLLDTGLRPAEVASLVGFADQAHLTRWFRRVLGVTPAAYRNSVQDRRP; encoded by the coding sequence ATGGGTGAGCAGGCCTTGTGGACAAGGGCCCGGCTGGGCCGGTGCGGTCCGTCCCTGGACCTCCTGACCGCCCGCTTCGACAAGCATGTCTACGCCCCGCACGCCCACGACGAGTTCACGGTCGGCGTCTGCGTCGACGGCACCGAGGTCATCGACTACCGCGGCGGCCACATCCGCACAGGCCCCGGCTCCATCGTCGTCCTGGCCCCCGGCGAGGTGCACACGGGCGGCCCCGGCAACGCGACCGACGGCTACGCCTACCGCGCCCTGTACGCGGAGACCTCGCTGCTGACGGAAGGAACGCTGGGCGGTGTCCCGCACTTCCGCGAGCCACTGATAGACGACCCCGAACTGGCCGCGGCGATCCTCCTCACCCACACCGAACTGGGCGCCCGCCCCGACCCCCTGGAGACCGAGTCGCGCCTCCCCTGGCTGCTCACGGCCCTGGCCCGCCGCCACTCCACGGCCCGGGCCACGACGGACACGATCCCGGGCGCGGACCGCATCGCTGTAGCCGTACGGGACCGGCTGGCCGACGAACTCCTGGAGCCCCCGTCACTGGCGGCGCTGGCCGAGGAACTGGGCCTGTCCCGCTACCAGTTGCTCCGCGCCTTCCGTACGACGATGGGGCTGCCGCCGTACGCCTGGCTGGCCCAGTACCGCGTCACCCGCGCCCGCCGCCTCCTGGACACGGGCCTGCGACCGGCCGAGGTCGCGTCACTCGTCGGCTTCGCGGACCAGGCGCACCTCACCCGCTGGTTCCGCCGCGTCCTCGGCGTGACCCCGGCGGCGTACCGCAACAGCGTTCAAGACCGCAGACCCTGA
- a CDS encoding TetR/AcrR family transcriptional regulator, with amino-acid sequence MTDRLTPRAREIATAARTLLEESGPTALTLRTLADRLGIKAPSLYKHFPDKHAVEVELIAQMLEESAAALEAAEERDPGSLLTLAEAYRTYALDHPHLYCLATERPLPRAALPAGLEERAAMPLMRVCGGDLDLARSVWAFAHGMVVLEIHGRFPDDADLGAAWKRGLKTFHP; translated from the coding sequence GTGACTGACCGCCTCACCCCCCGCGCCCGCGAGATCGCGACGGCCGCCCGGACCCTCCTGGAGGAGTCCGGGCCCACCGCACTCACCCTGCGAACCCTCGCCGACCGCCTCGGCATCAAGGCGCCCTCCCTCTACAAGCACTTCCCCGACAAGCACGCCGTGGAGGTGGAGCTGATCGCGCAGATGCTGGAGGAGTCGGCGGCGGCGCTGGAGGCGGCGGAGGAACGCGACCCCGGCTCCCTCCTGACCCTGGCGGAGGCCTACCGCACCTACGCCCTCGACCACCCCCACCTCTACTGCCTCGCCACCGAACGCCCCCTGCCCCGCGCAGCGTTGCCCGCCGGCCTGGAGGAGCGGGCCGCGATGCCGCTGATGCGGGTGTGCGGCGGCGACCTCGACCTGGCCCGTTCGGTGTGGGCCTTCGCCCACGGGATGGTGGTCCTGGAGATCCACGGCCGGTTTCCGGACGACGCCGACCTGGGGGCGGCATGGAAACGGGGCCTGAAGACGTTCCACCCCTGA